Below is a genomic region from Fusobacterium sp..
TTAAACTTACCATTCCAGAAGGATATAGCATAGCAGAAATAGCCGAACTTTTAGAAAAAAATGGAAGGATAGATAAAGATAAATTCTATAAAGAATTTAATGGAATAGAGTTCCCTTATCCTACACCAGAAGGAAATTTTGAGGGATATTTATACCCTGAAACTTACTATATACCAGAAAATTATAATGAAAGACTTATTATAAGGACTTTATTGAGAGAATTCTTAAAAAAATTCCCACCAGAAAAATATGAAGATAAGGATGAGTTTTATCAGAAGCTTATAATGGCATCTATTTTAGAAAGAGAAGCTAAACTTGATGAGGAAAAACCTCTAATGGCTTCTGTATTTTATAATAGAATAAAAAAGAAAATGACTCTTTCTTCTGATGCAACAGTAAACTTTTTATATGATTATAAAAAGAGAAGAATGTATTATAAAGACTTGGAAATAGATTCTCCATATAATACTTATAAATATAAAGGACTTCCTCCAGGACCAATATCCAATCCAAGTGTAGTTTCAGTAGAAGCAGCTTATAACCCAGCTGATACAGATTATCTGTTTTTTGTTGCTACAGGAGATGGAGGACATTTTTTTAGTAAAACATATAAAGAACACTTAGAATTTCAAAGAAAAAACAAGGAGAATAAATAGTGAGTAAAATAGTTTTGGCTGCAATAAACAGTCAATATGTGCATTTGAATCTAGCAGTGAGATATCTCAAGAAATATGTAGAAACAAATAGCAATTTAAAGATAGAAATATATGAGACTAATATTAATAACCAAATTTTAAATATAATAAAAGATATTTTTGAATTAAGTCCAGATAAAATAATATTTTCAACATATATCTGGAATAAAGAATATGTATTTGAAATATTAAAAGAGTTAAAAAAAGTACTTCCAAATGTAAAGATTATACTTGGAGGACCAGAGGTATCTTTTGGTTGGGAAAAAATAATGGAAGATAATCAAGAAATAGACAGTATTCTCATTGGAGAAGGAGAAAAAGTTTTTTTAAACTTTTTGACCAAAGAAAGTGACAAAGTATTGGGAATTGTTTATAAAAAAAATGGAGAAGTGTACTTTAATGGAAAAGAAAAAATAATAGAAGATCTAGATATAATTCCATTTCCATATGAAAATGAAGAATTACAAGAAAAAACAAAGATATTTTATTATGAAAGTTCAAGAGGATGTCCATTTAAGTGCTCATATTGTATGTCTTCAATAGATAAAACTGTAAGATATTATTCATTAGAGAGAGTAAAAGAAGATTTGATAATATTTCTAAATTCTCCCATAAAACTTTTAAAATTTGTGGATAGAACATTTAATTTGAAAAAAGAAAGATATATGAAAATATGGCAATTTCTTTTAGAAAACTATAGAGAAGGAATAACATTTCATTTTGAAATAAATGCAAATATTTTTGATGATGAAGTTTTAGATTTTCTAGAAACGGTACCAAAGGGCTATTTTCAATTTGAAATAGGAATTCAGACTATAAACTCTGATACAATGAAAAGCATCAATAGAAGTAATATATTGAATAAATTAGCCTATAACATAGAGAGAATAAATAGAAATATTCATCTTCATCTTGATCTTATAGCAGGGCTTCCTTATGAAACATATGGAGTATTTAAAAAATCTTTTGATTATGTTCATGAATTAAAACCTGAGATGATCCAACTTGGTTTTTTGAAATTACTAAAGGGAACCCAAATGTATAGTGAAATTGAAAAATATGAATATAGGTATTTTTTTAAACCACCATATGAAATTTTTTCAAATAAGTTTATATCTTTTGCAGAGATAATAAAACTTAAAAATTTTGAAAAAATTTTGGACTATTACTATAACTCAGAAAAATTTAACTTGAGTGTAAAATATGTAATAAATAGATATTATAAAAGTTCTTTTGATTTTTATGAAGAGTTAGCTAGTTATTTTGATAAAAAAGGATATTTAAAAATAAGTCATAAAGAAACAGCACTTTTTGATATATTACATAATTTTTATGTAGAAAAGAGATTTGAGGAGATAAATGTGTTTGAAGAATATTTAAAATTTGATTTTATAATGTTAGGGAAACCAGGATTTTATCCAAAATGGCTAATTAGCAGAAAGGATTCAGAACTTCATAACAGTATAATAAAAGAGAAGGGATTTAAAAGTGTAAGAGAAGGTCATAAAAATAGTGAACTTGAAATTTTTTCTTTTAATATATTTTCTGGAGATAAAGAAGAAATAAACATATTCTTCAATTATAAAACAAAAGAATATGAAGTAGTAAAAAATAATAAAATATAGTTAAATAATTTTGCAAAAAAACAGTAAGATATGTTATAATTTTATGAAAATGAAATGGAGAATTTATGAATTTATACAGGGAAATCTTAGAAAAAAATAGGAAAGATAATTTAATAGCAGAAAATGATAAAATAATAGTTGGTTTTTCAGGAGGACCTGATTCAGTTTTTTTAGTTGAAATGCTGAAGAAACTTAAAAAAAAAATAAATTTTGATATAGTACTTGTACATATAAATCACTTATTAAGAGGAGAAAATTCTGATGGTGATGAAAACTTTTCACTAGAATATGGAAAGAAAAATGAAATGCAAGTTTTTAGCAGAAAAATAAATATAACAGCATTAGGGAAAGAGTTAGGTCTTACTTTAGAAGAAGCAGGAAGGAAAGCAAGATATGACTTATTTAAAGAAATACTAAAAAAGACAAGAGCTAATAAAGTTGCCTTAGCTCATAATAAAGATGATCAGCTGGAAACGTTTATGTTTAGATTAACCAGAGGAACAAGTATTGAAGGATTGGAAGGGATTGTTGCTAAAAGAGAGATGTATATAAGACCAATATCTGAAATTTATAAAAAAGATATTATTAAATACTTAAATGATAATAATATTTCTTATAGAATAGATGAAACAAATTTTGAAAATGAATTCACAAGAAATAGTATTAGGCTTGATCTTATTCCATTTATAGAGAAAAGATATAATCCAAAATTTAAAGATAAACTTTATTCTTTGATTGAGGAAATAAGGGAAGTAAATAAAGTTTTAGAAATAAAATTTGAAGAATACATGGTTGATAATAAATTAAATATAAAAAAATTGAAACAATTAAATAAATATCTTCTTAGCAAGGTATTGATACAATATCTGTATAGCTATGGAATAGAAGTATCACGAAATAAAATCCAACTTATAGAGGATATTTTAAATAAAGGAGGTAGTAAAGATATTTCTTTAAATAGGGAATTTATTCTAAAAAAAGATTATGATTTCCTTGCAATAGAAAAGAATATACAAAAAGAAAAACAATGTATAAAAGAGGTTGGATTAGAAATACCAGGACATGTAATATTTGGTGAGTATGTAATAGAAGCATCTTTTACTGATAGAGTATTATATGATAGTCAAAACTTTTATACTAATTTAAAAATAGGGGATAAACTTAAAATTAGAGTCAGGCAAAATGGAGACAGAATGATTCCAATAGGAATGATATCAGAAAAAAAAGTAAAAGATATCCTTATAAATGAAAAGATTCCAAAAGAAAAAAGAGATACTATTCCTTTAGTAATATATAATGGAGAAATAGTATGGATTGCAGGAATAAAAGGAAATGAAAAATATA
It encodes:
- a CDS encoding B12-binding domain-containing radical SAM protein, encoding MSKIVLAAINSQYVHLNLAVRYLKKYVETNSNLKIEIYETNINNQILNIIKDIFELSPDKIIFSTYIWNKEYVFEILKELKKVLPNVKIILGGPEVSFGWEKIMEDNQEIDSILIGEGEKVFLNFLTKESDKVLGIVYKKNGEVYFNGKEKIIEDLDIIPFPYENEELQEKTKIFYYESSRGCPFKCSYCMSSIDKTVRYYSLERVKEDLIIFLNSPIKLLKFVDRTFNLKKERYMKIWQFLLENYREGITFHFEINANIFDDEVLDFLETVPKGYFQFEIGIQTINSDTMKSINRSNILNKLAYNIERINRNIHLHLDLIAGLPYETYGVFKKSFDYVHELKPEMIQLGFLKLLKGTQMYSEIEKYEYRYFFKPPYEIFSNKFISFAEIIKLKNFEKILDYYYNSEKFNLSVKYVINRYYKSSFDFYEELASYFDKKGYLKISHKETALFDILHNFYVEKRFEEINVFEEYLKFDFIMLGKPGFYPKWLISRKDSELHNSIIKEKGFKSVREGHKNSELEIFSFNIFSGDKEEINIFFNYKTKEYEVVKNNKI
- the mltG gene encoding endolytic transglycosylase MltG, whose protein sequence is MKKWIYTIGGIFTIIVTIVVVFFYIEINKKINYRKIIEIKRGVPLKASLSSLPISDSFVFKVYLKYRNEGRGIKAGYYELKGKMSMKELIDVLEAGKDKVFKLTIPEGYSIAEIAELLEKNGRIDKDKFYKEFNGIEFPYPTPEGNFEGYLYPETYYIPENYNERLIIRTLLREFLKKFPPEKYEDKDEFYQKLIMASILEREAKLDEEKPLMASVFYNRIKKKMTLSSDATVNFLYDYKKRRMYYKDLEIDSPYNTYKYKGLPPGPISNPSVVSVEAAYNPADTDYLFFVATGDGGHFFSKTYKEHLEFQRKNKENK
- the tilS gene encoding tRNA lysidine(34) synthetase TilS — encoded protein: MNLYREILEKNRKDNLIAENDKIIVGFSGGPDSVFLVEMLKKLKKKINFDIVLVHINHLLRGENSDGDENFSLEYGKKNEMQVFSRKINITALGKELGLTLEEAGRKARYDLFKEILKKTRANKVALAHNKDDQLETFMFRLTRGTSIEGLEGIVAKREMYIRPISEIYKKDIIKYLNDNNISYRIDETNFENEFTRNSIRLDLIPFIEKRYNPKFKDKLYSLIEEIREVNKVLEIKFEEYMVDNKLNIKKLKQLNKYLLSKVLIQYLYSYGIEVSRNKIQLIEDILNKGGSKDISLNREFILKKDYDFLAIEKNIQKEKQCIKEVGLEIPGHVIFGEYVIEASFTDRVLYDSQNFYTNLKIGDKLKIRVRQNGDRMIPIGMISEKKVKDILINEKIPKEKRDTIPLVIYNGEIVWIAGIKGNEKYKNSDYKNCVKLNIRRISS